The following are encoded in a window of Streptomyces sp. 11x1 genomic DNA:
- a CDS encoding L-serine ammonia-lyase: MAISVFDLFSIGIGPSSSHTVGPMRAARMFARRLRNEELLAGVASVRVELYGSLGATGHGHGTPKAVLLGLEGASPRTVDVESADDRVEAIKASGRIRLLGDHEIPFAFDEDLVLHRRETLPYHANGMTIWAHGADGAELLSKTYYSVGGGFVVDEEAVGADRIKLDDTVLKYPFRTGDELLRLTGETGLSISALMLENERAWRTEEEIRSGLLDIWGVMQACVSRGMTREGILPGGLKVRRRAAVSARQLRAEGDPSARAMEWITLYAMAVNEENAAGGRVVTAPTNGAAGIIPAVLHYYINFVPGADEDGVVRFLLAAGAIGMLFKENASISGAEVGCQGEVGSACSMAAGALAEVLGGSPEQVENAAEIGMEHNLGLTCDPVGGLVQIPCIERNGMAAVKAVTAARMAMRGDGTHKVSLDKVIKTMKETGADMSVKYKETARGGLAVNIIEC; encoded by the coding sequence GTGGCCATCTCGGTCTTCGACCTGTTCTCGATCGGCATCGGCCCGTCCAGCTCCCACACGGTCGGCCCGATGCGGGCCGCCCGGATGTTCGCCCGCCGGCTGCGCAACGAGGAACTGCTCGCGGGCGTCGCCTCCGTACGCGTCGAGCTGTACGGCTCGTTGGGCGCGACCGGTCACGGCCACGGCACCCCCAAGGCCGTGCTGCTGGGTCTGGAGGGCGCCTCACCGCGCACGGTGGACGTCGAGTCGGCCGACGACCGCGTGGAGGCGATCAAGGCATCGGGTCGCATCCGTCTCCTCGGCGACCACGAGATCCCGTTCGCCTTCGACGAGGACCTCGTCCTGCACCGGCGCGAGACGCTGCCCTACCACGCCAACGGCATGACGATCTGGGCCCACGGCGCCGACGGCGCCGAACTCCTGTCCAAGACCTACTACTCGGTGGGCGGCGGTTTCGTCGTCGACGAGGAGGCCGTCGGGGCGGACCGGATCAAGCTCGACGACACGGTCCTGAAGTACCCCTTCCGCACGGGCGACGAACTGCTGCGCCTGACCGGGGAGACGGGCCTGTCCATCTCCGCGCTGATGCTGGAGAACGAACGGGCCTGGCGCACGGAGGAGGAGATCCGCTCCGGGCTTTTGGACATCTGGGGGGTGATGCAGGCCTGTGTCTCCCGGGGCATGACCCGTGAGGGGATCCTTCCGGGCGGTCTGAAGGTCCGCCGCCGTGCGGCCGTCTCCGCCCGCCAACTGCGCGCCGAGGGCGACCCGTCGGCCCGCGCCATGGAGTGGATCACGCTCTACGCGATGGCCGTGAACGAGGAGAACGCCGCCGGGGGCCGGGTCGTGACGGCTCCGACGAACGGTGCGGCCGGCATCATCCCCGCCGTCCTCCACTACTACATCAACTTCGTGCCCGGCGCGGACGAGGACGGCGTCGTGCGCTTCCTGCTCGCGGCCGGCGCCATCGGCATGCTCTTCAAGGAGAACGCCTCCATCTCCGGCGCCGAGGTCGGCTGCCAGGGCGAGGTCGGCTCCGCCTGCTCCATGGCGGCGGGCGCGCTGGCGGAGGTGCTGGGCGGCTCCCCCGAACAGGTCGAGAACGCCGCCGAGATCGGCATGGAACACAACCTCGGCCTCACCTGCGACCCCGTCGGCGGCCTCGTCCAGATCCCCTGCATCGAACGCAACGGCATGGCGGCGGTGAAGGCCGTCACCGCCGCGCGTATGGCGATGCGGGGCGACGGCACCCACAAGGTGTCCCTCGACAAGGTCATCAAGACGATGAAGGAGACCGGCGCCGACATGAGCGTGAAGTACAAGGAGACGGCGCGCGGGGGCTTGGCGGTCAACATCATCGAGTGCTGA
- a CDS encoding ATP-binding protein, whose protein sequence is MFDRVFEWVELTRFATLPGPRATLGVVSGRRRQGKTFLLDAVARASGGFMFTATETTEADALRQFGEALARYRGQSTPFRFAHWDEAVAELMRIADAGGPTVAVIDEFPFLAKASPSLPSIIQRALDPAAQHTNTPVRLLLCGSALSFMGRLLSGNAPLRGRAGLELVVPTLDFRLAAEFWQIDDPRTALLTNAIVGGTPAYRREFTQGDTPAGPDDFDDWVVRAVLNPARPLFREARYLLAEEPELHDTALYHSVLAAIAAGNAARGGIADYLGRKSTDLAHPLSVLQDVGMITHEADAFRRNRSAYRIAEPLVTFYHAVMRPAWGDLERPGRASDVWRRTRATFRSKVVGPHFEQVCREWARWHAAPETQGGHVTRVAGGTVNDPAARTSHEVDVAVHGESQEGRQMLLAIGEAKWSEVMGAGHLERLRHIRSLLIKNGTATEATRLYCFSGTGFTDELNHLAKSDPTLQLIDLPRLYHGE, encoded by the coding sequence ATGTTCGACCGTGTCTTCGAATGGGTCGAGCTGACTCGGTTCGCCACCCTGCCGGGCCCGCGGGCCACGCTGGGCGTGGTCTCCGGTCGCCGCCGACAGGGCAAGACCTTCCTGCTCGACGCCGTCGCTCGTGCCAGTGGCGGCTTCATGTTCACCGCCACCGAGACCACCGAGGCCGACGCCCTGCGTCAGTTCGGTGAGGCACTGGCCCGTTACCGCGGGCAGTCCACTCCGTTCCGTTTCGCGCACTGGGACGAGGCGGTCGCGGAACTCATGCGCATCGCCGACGCGGGCGGCCCCACCGTGGCGGTCATCGACGAGTTCCCCTTCCTCGCCAAGGCGTCTCCCTCCCTGCCTTCGATCATTCAGCGTGCTCTGGACCCTGCTGCCCAGCACACCAACACTCCCGTGCGCCTGCTGCTGTGCGGTTCCGCACTGTCGTTCATGGGCCGGTTGCTGTCCGGCAATGCTCCGCTGCGTGGCCGAGCCGGCCTCGAACTCGTGGTCCCGACCCTGGACTTCCGGCTCGCGGCCGAGTTCTGGCAGATCGACGACCCGCGCACCGCGCTGCTGACCAATGCCATCGTCGGCGGCACGCCCGCCTACCGCCGTGAGTTCACCCAGGGCGACACCCCGGCCGGGCCGGACGACTTCGACGACTGGGTCGTCCGAGCCGTCCTCAACCCGGCGCGTCCGCTCTTCCGAGAAGCCCGCTACCTTCTCGCCGAGGAGCCCGAACTTCACGACACCGCGTTGTACCACTCGGTACTGGCAGCCATCGCCGCCGGTAACGCCGCTCGTGGCGGCATCGCCGACTACCTGGGGCGCAAGTCCACCGACCTCGCCCACCCGCTGAGCGTTCTTCAGGACGTCGGCATGATCACCCACGAAGCCGATGCCTTTCGCCGCAATCGCTCCGCGTACCGCATCGCCGAACCGCTCGTCACCTTCTACCACGCGGTCATGCGCCCGGCCTGGGGCGATCTGGAACGCCCCGGGCGGGCGTCCGACGTATGGCGCCGGACCCGGGCCACCTTCCGCAGCAAAGTCGTCGGTCCGCACTTCGAGCAGGTCTGCCGGGAATGGGCCCGCTGGCATGCAGCACCCGAGACTCAGGGAGGACACGTCACACGCGTCGCCGGCGGAACTGTCAACGACCCGGCTGCCAGGACCAGTCACGAGGTCGACGTCGCAGTCCACGGCGAGAGCCAAGAGGGTCGACAGATGCTGCTCGCCATCGGCGAAGCGAAGTGGAGTGAGGTGATGGGAGCCGGCCACCTGGAACGCCTCCGGCACATCCGTTCCCTCCTGATCAAGAACGGCACGGCTACCGAGGCAACGAGGCTCTACTGCTTCAGCGGCACCGGCTTCACCGATGAGCTGAATCACCTGGCAAAGAGCGACCCCACGCTTCAACTGATCGACCTGCCCCGCCTCTACCACGGAGAGTGA